The Ignavibacteriales bacterium genome includes a window with the following:
- a CDS encoding helix-turn-helix domain-containing protein, whose translation MALDLIDFISLFTLIQLLFLTVVILNYKKGKRLSNLLLAGFMASNALLIAHFLFSRFGWISPEKCIGLFSIGNSSYLLLMPFLYLYILSLCYKDFRLKVIHLLHTIPFCIFVIYSLFIYFLDKNILRIGTFQFLQQPVKNVEFWSHHIVLHIQIFSYLIASAVVLTKYRRRLKDLFSSIEKIDLLWCNLLLVGFGTMWFMDLLNWILRISQASSQSISNGLLISSLLINLIFTLIVTYKGLAQSICFSGIQVFPKYAASRLKPSDCNSIVTKLSAFIQSEKPYLDPALSVEDLSKKLDVPVKNLSQAIHSSLHQNFYDFINIHRIEEIKKRMLDTGSQNLTLLALAYDAGFNSKSVFNAAFKKHTGMTPKEYKRHYSASSNNPTNEPSNYS comes from the coding sequence ATGGCTCTTGACCTGATAGATTTTATTTCTCTCTTTACGCTCATCCAATTGCTGTTTTTAACAGTCGTCATCCTTAATTACAAAAAAGGGAAGAGGTTGAGCAACCTGCTCTTAGCCGGCTTCATGGCTTCCAATGCACTCCTGATCGCTCACTTCCTTTTTTCCCGCTTCGGCTGGATTTCCCCGGAAAAGTGTATAGGCTTATTTAGCATCGGAAATTCTTCGTACCTCCTTCTCATGCCTTTTTTGTACCTCTACATTCTCTCTCTTTGCTATAAAGATTTTCGACTGAAAGTTATTCACCTTCTCCATACAATACCATTCTGCATCTTCGTTATATATTCGCTGTTTATATATTTTTTAGATAAAAATATTCTGCGAATCGGCACGTTCCAATTTCTTCAGCAGCCCGTTAAAAATGTCGAGTTCTGGAGCCATCATATCGTTCTGCACATCCAGATATTTTCATATCTTATCGCTTCGGCAGTCGTGCTTACAAAATATCGAAGACGTCTAAAGGATTTATTTTCATCCATCGAGAAAATCGACCTCCTCTGGTGCAATCTTCTGCTTGTAGGATTTGGTACCATGTGGTTTATGGACCTTTTAAATTGGATTCTCCGCATTTCTCAAGCATCCTCTCAGTCTATTTCAAACGGGCTCTTGATCTCTTCTCTCCTCATCAATCTAATATTTACTTTAATTGTAACGTATAAAGGGCTTGCACAATCGATATGCTTTTCCGGAATACAGGTATTTCCAAAATATGCCGCTTCACGATTGAAACCATCCGATTGCAACAGCATCGTGACGAAACTATCTGCATTTATTCAAAGTGAAAAACCATATCTTGATCCCGCGCTTTCTGTAGAAGATCTCTCTAAGAAATTGGATGTTCCTGTTAAAAACCTTTCGCAAGCAATACATTCTTCTCTACATCAGAATTTCTACGATTTTATCAATATTCATCGAATAGAAGAAATAAAGAAACGGATGCTCGACACTGGCTCTCAGAATCTGACATTACTCGCCTTAGCATATGATGCGGGATTCAATTCCAAATCAGTTTTTAATGCCGCGTTTAAGAAGCACACCGGTATGACTCCAAAAGAATATAAACGTCACTATTCAGCTTCATCGAACAACCCTACCAACGAACCATCCAATTATTCGTAG
- a CDS encoding DNRLRE domain-containing protein, with the protein MKNKSLIVAGIIMFIAWIACFSFAHAQNLQTVTLQPGPEGKDTYICDCLPNVNNPNGPITNLYQGQYGACYDRILIQWDLSSLPKNISVSNAIMELKCNTIYGSISGKMAYYRISGEWEETKVTCTTIPNHSGEDSVITNWPSSGQWHAVDITKFVQKWMKDTTTNHGVYGHCIGTTGECDCEFSSSDVSTSANRPKLTIIYTTTSKVEHLGASRPLDFHLGQNYPNPFNPISKIQYSIPHNEFVSLKVFDLLGKEVVTLVAQRQDAGMYEALFDGSHLTSEIYIYQLRAGNFNDTKKMILIK; encoded by the coding sequence ATGAAAAACAAGAGTCTTATTGTTGCTGGAATTATTATGTTTATAGCTTGGATAGCTTGTTTCAGTTTTGCGCATGCCCAAAACTTACAGACAGTTACGTTGCAACCGGGACCGGAGGGGAAAGATACCTACATCTGCGATTGTCTGCCAAACGTCAATAATCCAAATGGTCCAATAACCAATCTTTATCAAGGACAATATGGGGCATGTTACGATCGTATTTTGATTCAGTGGGATCTTTCGTCGCTTCCAAAAAATATATCAGTTTCCAATGCAATTATGGAGTTAAAATGTAACACTATTTATGGTTCAATCAGCGGTAAAATGGCATACTACCGTATATCCGGAGAATGGGAAGAGACTAAGGTTACATGTACTACAATACCCAATCATTCAGGCGAAGATTCTGTGATAACGAATTGGCCTTCTTCAGGTCAATGGCATGCTGTGGATATAACAAAATTCGTACAAAAGTGGATGAAGGACACTACAACAAATCACGGTGTATATGGGCATTGTATTGGTACAACAGGAGAATGCGATTGTGAATTCAGCTCATCCGATGTGTCAACCAGCGCCAATCGGCCAAAGTTAACGATAATCTACACAACGACGAGTAAGGTTGAACATTTGGGCGCATCTCGGCCTTTAGATTTCCATTTAGGTCAAAACTATCCTAATCCCTTCAATCCGATCTCAAAGATTCAATATTCAATTCCTCACAACGAATTTGTCTCATTGAAAGTGTTTGATCTATTAGGAAAAGAAGTCGTTACCCTTGTCGCCCAGAGACAGGATGCAGGAATGTACGAGGCACTTTTTGACGGGAGTCATTTGACGAGCGAAATTTATATATACCAATTACGAGCAGGTAATTTTAACGATACAAAAAAAATGATACTCATAAAATAA
- a CDS encoding FtsX-like permease family protein: MNDIFTCAWRELRRRKTRTLTNIFGYTLAVAMMIVLGSNLFNSKEKAGHLLNNTGTHFIAFLPDCITGCAPYKKDTSLKENEGFIASGISTNLIPISFINEVKNLPSVKDAAPFLLFQLRSPKDNQLFTIGGFNPNDTIAVGSTSCAPSDIVAGRFLTVKDSNIVIVEESYALLKNIKVNDRIEIAGALYPVKGIVNAGIRPAKANIYLIYADAEKIINKRLHKFPIHNQTNVLLVEAKNAQVQDSASKSIKTLFPSLTFSSYSCYKPAAEVMGLNETSVWSFIIIIGAATLILSMKSQLTSIIERRREIGILKSIGWSNRNVISQLLVESFLQAALGGLFGCLTALMYMLFVPVIISGEEMISFHDSILIWISIASFILSLVGGIIAGSLPAFLVARQQPADALRSL, translated from the coding sequence ATGAATGATATATTTACGTGCGCTTGGCGTGAATTGAGACGTAGAAAGACACGCACGTTAACGAATATCTTCGGATACACACTGGCAGTGGCGATGATGATCGTTCTGGGCAGCAATCTTTTCAATTCGAAAGAGAAAGCAGGTCATTTATTAAATAATACCGGGACACATTTTATTGCATTTTTGCCGGATTGCATCACAGGGTGCGCACCGTATAAAAAAGATACATCACTCAAAGAAAACGAAGGTTTTATTGCAAGCGGAATATCTACGAATCTCATTCCCATAAGCTTCATTAATGAAGTTAAAAACCTTCCTTCTGTGAAAGATGCTGCACCATTCTTGCTTTTTCAATTGAGAAGTCCAAAAGACAATCAGCTATTTACCATAGGAGGTTTCAATCCAAACGATACAATAGCAGTTGGCTCAACGAGTTGTGCACCAAGTGATATCGTTGCCGGGCGTTTTCTGACCGTAAAGGATTCCAACATCGTTATAGTTGAAGAATCTTATGCACTTCTAAAAAATATTAAAGTCAACGATCGAATCGAAATCGCAGGTGCTTTGTATCCAGTAAAAGGGATTGTTAATGCCGGTATCCGTCCTGCAAAAGCAAACATCTATTTGATATATGCCGACGCTGAAAAAATAATCAATAAACGTTTACACAAATTCCCAATTCATAATCAAACGAATGTTTTACTCGTAGAAGCAAAAAACGCCCAAGTACAGGATTCAGCATCAAAATCCATTAAAACATTATTCCCTTCCCTTACATTCTCCAGTTATAGTTGTTATAAACCGGCTGCGGAAGTCATGGGACTGAATGAAACATCTGTATGGTCATTCATAATTATCATCGGAGCGGCTACATTGATTCTGTCGATGAAATCTCAACTAACTTCCATTATTGAAAGAAGACGCGAGATCGGTATTTTGAAGTCAATTGGCTGGAGCAATCGAAATGTAATTTCCCAACTTTTAGTAGAGTCGTTCTTACAGGCTGCATTGGGTGGATTATTCGGATGTCTCACTGCACTTATGTACATGCTATTTGTTCCTGTTATAATATCAGGGGAAGAAATGATTTCATTCCATGATTCAATTCTCATTTGGATATCGATTGCCAGCTTTATTCTTTCACTCGTTGGAGGGATTATAGCAGGAAGTCTTCCCGCTTTCCTGGTTGCCCGTCAGCAGCCTGCAGATGCACTGAGAAGTCTATGA
- a CDS encoding ABC transporter ATP-binding protein produces the protein MNIDQSNIVLTCHHLTKSYTINNRSTPVLKGVDLIVHQGEIAVIQGKNGAGKTTLIEILGGLSRPNSGSILFTRRLIESQTNEQLAFIRREKIGIIFQSFNLIPTWTAFENIEAALLHTGLSKSYRCKKVKMLLEDIGLENEKDHLPSELSIGQQQRVAIARALAHEPILILADEPTGEIDKETSKQIIDYLMTPIKKKGVTLIVTTHGNFPLNVADRTYYLKDGRLQNTN, from the coding sequence ATGAACATCGATCAATCTAATATTGTTTTGACGTGCCATCATCTGACAAAAAGTTATACAATCAACAACCGTTCAACGCCTGTTTTGAAAGGAGTTGATTTAATCGTCCATCAAGGTGAAATTGCGGTCATTCAAGGCAAAAACGGTGCGGGTAAAACCACTTTAATAGAAATCTTGGGTGGGCTCTCTCGTCCAAATTCTGGCAGTATTTTATTTACCAGGCGCCTTATAGAAAGCCAAACGAATGAGCAATTAGCGTTCATACGGCGTGAGAAGATAGGCATCATTTTTCAAAGTTTTAATTTGATTCCGACATGGACGGCATTTGAAAATATTGAAGCCGCTCTCCTGCATACAGGATTATCCAAATCATATCGGTGTAAGAAAGTGAAAATGTTACTTGAAGATATTGGATTGGAAAACGAGAAAGATCATCTGCCTTCAGAGCTCAGCATTGGGCAGCAGCAGCGAGTCGCCATCGCAAGGGCTTTAGCCCATGAACCGATCCTCATACTTGCCGACGAGCCCACCGGTGAAATCGATAAAGAGACATCAAAGCAAATAATAGATTATCTAATGACTCCAATAAAGAAAAAAGGAGTCACTCTCATAGTCACCACACATGGTAACTTTCCATTGAATGTTGCCGATAGGACATATTATTTAAAAGATGGAAGACTTCAGAATACAAATTGA